One part of the Phycisphaeraceae bacterium genome encodes these proteins:
- a CDS encoding ImmA/IrrE family metallo-endopeptidase produces the protein MTAVNGEMIALARESRGWSQNDLASALGVSQASVSKYEIGSVAVPEQVVRDIGRVLRYDTSLFYQHESIYGIGGDFLYRSRKRVPAALKRQAQANANIRRLQVKRLLRSSEVLAPDMFPHIPVDEVGGRPEVVAQEVRKILRIPSGPIRNLTRIAERAGAIVFHCDFGTNQIDGTNIRLPGEPPLLFLNSESSGERLIFSLAHEIGHLVMHFTSVSENADQEADVFASELLMPRSEIRSDLRNFDLNTALRLKATWRVSAAALIQRALQLGIISQDQQRRFYTKMNATNMRAVEPLPIEKEVPEAFDALVRLHKDKMEMDDTEMYRLLYTDEIGSIPVPPMLRLTEYLPFAQEG, from the coding sequence ATGACAGCGGTCAATGGAGAGATGATCGCACTTGCCCGCGAGTCGCGTGGCTGGAGCCAGAACGATCTGGCTTCTGCGCTCGGTGTATCGCAGGCTTCAGTGTCGAAATATGAAATCGGCAGTGTTGCAGTGCCAGAACAAGTCGTACGCGACATCGGAAGGGTTTTGCGCTATGACACATCGTTGTTCTACCAGCACGAGTCTATATACGGAATTGGTGGCGACTTCCTTTATAGAAGTAGAAAACGAGTTCCTGCCGCTCTAAAGAGGCAGGCTCAGGCAAACGCAAACATCCGTCGCCTTCAGGTAAAGCGACTGCTTCGATCATCTGAGGTTCTAGCACCAGACATGTTCCCGCACATTCCTGTTGACGAAGTTGGTGGTCGTCCAGAAGTTGTCGCACAAGAAGTGCGAAAGATTCTGAGAATCCCGTCGGGGCCAATACGGAACCTGACGCGTATTGCTGAGCGCGCCGGTGCAATTGTTTTTCATTGTGACTTTGGTACAAACCAGATTGATGGCACAAACATACGACTGCCCGGCGAACCTCCATTGCTGTTTCTGAACTCGGAATCTTCCGGAGAACGCTTGATATTTAGTCTTGCGCATGAAATAGGACATCTTGTGATGCACTTCACGTCTGTGTCTGAGAACGCAGACCAAGAAGCAGATGTCTTTGCAAGCGAACTTCTTATGCCAAGATCGGAGATTCGTTCAGACCTTCGCAACTTCGATCTAAACACTGCGCTTCGGCTAAAGGCCACATGGCGAGTATCAGCAGCCGCACTCATACAACGCGCGCTTCAGCTTGGAATCATCAGCCAAGATCAGCAGCGTCGATTCTATACAAAGATGAACGCTACAAACATGAGAGCGGTGGAGCCTCTCCCCATTGAGAAGGAAGTACCAGAAGCATTCGACGCACTTGTACGTCTCCATAAGGACAAGATGGAAATGGACGACACAGAAATGTACAGGCTTTTGTATACTGACGAGATTGGAAGCATTCCAGTCCCGCCAATGCTTAGGCTCACCGAGTATTTGCCGTTTGCACAAGAAGGCTAG
- a CDS encoding barstar family protein, giving the protein MPTVRIDGAKITCRRSFHRVFADALGFPKFYGGNMDAWIDCMRSLHHPGDGMTMIHASNTEPVTLYVDNAEAMPKDLRDELFTCTNIVNAEYAAEGKAAALVVVFSEK; this is encoded by the coding sequence ATGCCAACTGTCCGCATCGATGGAGCAAAGATAACTTGCAGGCGTTCTTTCCATCGCGTCTTTGCTGATGCACTCGGTTTCCCAAAGTTCTATGGAGGAAACATGGACGCGTGGATTGATTGCATGCGATCGCTCCACCATCCAGGCGACGGCATGACAATGATCCATGCATCAAACACAGAGCCGGTAACGCTCTATGTCGACAACGCCGAAGCGATGCCGAAAGATCTTCGCGACGAACTCTTTACATGTACAAACATTGTCAACGCCGAGTATGCCGCCGAGGGAAAGGCAGCTGCACTGGTAGTTGTCTTCTCTGAGAAATGA
- a CDS encoding citrate synthase (catalyzes the formation of citrate from acetyl-CoA and oxaloacetate) has protein sequence MSSATANPSTVGKGLEGVSAGETSICAVDQTSLIYRGYEIADLAAHATFEEVAYLLLVGHKPNANELRFFKDELVANRAVSPQVIAYLREVAPMLRNGPAVPMDVLRTCVSIMGNYDADAQDNSPEAELRKAKRLLAQIPTAIGHMQRLVDKKELVSPDIGGDAHLSHAGNLLYLMTGEKPSDEFARVIDVSLILYAEHDFNASTFTSRIIASTLGDMHSAVTGAIGALKGPLHGGANEAAMDMLKEMMHDMKGDITPANVQAWMDKAFAEKRKLMGFGHRVYKNGDHRAPILHGLGRNIAAKDTKNPDGYSATKWFELGEMVQKIMLEQKNIHPNVDFPCGLTYFTMGIPVPQYTPIFVASRVSGWAAHIMEQHQNNRLIRPRADYTGEPLRKW, from the coding sequence ATGAGCAGCGCCACAGCCAATCCGTCCACCGTCGGCAAGGGGCTTGAGGGTGTCAGTGCGGGCGAAACCTCGATCTGCGCTGTTGATCAGACATCGCTTATCTACCGTGGCTACGAGATCGCGGATCTTGCGGCGCACGCCACCTTCGAGGAGGTTGCGTACCTTCTTCTCGTCGGTCACAAGCCGAACGCGAACGAACTCCGGTTTTTCAAGGATGAACTCGTTGCCAACCGTGCTGTCTCCCCGCAGGTCATCGCGTACCTGCGCGAGGTTGCTCCGATGCTGCGCAATGGGCCGGCTGTTCCAATGGATGTGCTTCGAACCTGTGTGAGCATCATGGGCAACTACGACGCCGATGCGCAGGACAACTCACCGGAAGCCGAACTCCGCAAGGCAAAGCGTCTGCTCGCACAGATTCCAACCGCGATCGGGCACATGCAGCGTCTTGTTGACAAGAAGGAACTCGTCTCACCCGATATCGGCGGCGATGCGCACCTCTCGCACGCGGGCAATCTGCTCTATCTGATGACTGGCGAGAAGCCGAGCGATGAGTTTGCACGCGTGATCGATGTCTCGCTCATCCTGTACGCTGAGCACGACTTCAACGCATCCACCTTCACCTCGCGCATCATCGCGTCCACCCTCGGCGACATGCACAGCGCTGTCACTGGTGCCATCGGCGCGCTCAAGGGCCCGCTCCACGGTGGTGCGAATGAGGCAGCGATGGACATGCTCAAGGAGATGATGCACGACATGAAGGGAGACATCACGCCAGCGAACGTCCAGGCGTGGATGGACAAAGCCTTTGCAGAGAAGCGCAAGCTCATGGGATTCGGGCATCGCGTGTACAAGAACGGCGATCACCGTGCCCCCATCCTCCACGGGCTGGGTCGCAATATCGCTGCGAAGGACACGAAGAACCCCGACGGGTATTCCGCAACAAAGTGGTTCGAGCTTGGCGAGATGGTCCAGAAGATCATGCTCGAACAGAAGAACATCCATCCGAACGTCGACTTCCCGTGCGGTCTGACGTACTTCACGATGGGAATCCCGGTGCCGCAATACACGCCGATCTTTGTTGCATCGCGCGTCTCAGGATGGGCAGCGCACATCATGGAGCAGCACCAGAACAACCGGCTCATCCGTCCGCGGGCGGACTACACGGGTGAGCCGCTGCGGAAGTGGTAG
- a CDS encoding DUF3052 family protein, which yields MPAGYSGTPLPQKLGIKAGARVLVVSEPNDFIDNDLVPMPEEVVVVSTLRATTPCDVILCFCKDQAAIRKHFDKCRDRLVENGGLWVCWPKKASGVKTDIDETFVREFGLQSGLVDNKVCAVNEVWSGLRFVIRIKDRAKPSRK from the coding sequence ATGCCAGCAGGATACTCTGGAACGCCACTTCCCCAGAAACTCGGGATCAAAGCTGGCGCCCGGGTGCTGGTGGTCAGCGAGCCAAACGACTTCATTGACAATGATCTTGTGCCGATGCCAGAGGAAGTTGTGGTTGTATCGACACTACGTGCAACGACACCGTGCGACGTTATCCTGTGTTTCTGCAAGGACCAAGCCGCGATCAGAAAACACTTTGACAAGTGCAGAGATCGGCTCGTTGAAAACGGGGGGTTGTGGGTGTGCTGGCCAAAGAAAGCTTCTGGTGTCAAGACAGATATTGACGAGACGTTTGTTCGGGAGTTCGGGCTTCAATCAGGCCTTGTCGACAACAAGGTCTGTGCTGTGAACGAGGTGTGGTCGGGATTGCGGTTTGTGATACGAATCAAAGACCGTGCAAAGCCGAGCAGGAAGTAA
- a CDS encoding aminotransferase class III-fold pyridoxal phosphate-dependent enzyme has translation MPAAHICYSPAATAASTIGAAFASNPAVNASIDAIVEEVKKASAQITDIRPAHDDLKVEYEALLKHAGDLRGRGMYYPYLGSGIGNGALVELADGRVMWDMICGIGVHFFGHSEPGLIRAALVGSLEDTLKHGNLQGGNSAYEFLDVLIAEAKKGSNLQHGFISTSGAMSNENALKICYQKHAPASRVIAFRNCFMGRSVTMAQIGDGPAYRQGIPLSTLVDYMPFYDEAEAKRIGQDKHINNIAAQLQEYIDRYPGQHACFIFELVQGEGGFNVAPREFFVRLMEMCKANGIAVWDDEIQSWGRTESMFAYDALDLGKYVDVFCVGKMTQACATLFTPQYNPKPGLLSGTFTGEGASFRVGQQIIERLRDGNYYGSNGTNAKHHALFRKHVDALAAKHPDWFPKTDDVVSFASGTGGMMRFTPFGGDKEKVIKACKACFDEGVIVFYCGHGPYHVRMLPPLGVMNEADWPRVFACVEKGLARIAGV, from the coding sequence ATGCCAGCCGCCCACATCTGCTACTCCCCCGCCGCCACCGCTGCCAGCACCATCGGCGCTGCGTTTGCCAGCAATCCCGCAGTGAACGCGTCCATCGACGCGATCGTGGAAGAGGTAAAAAAGGCCAGCGCACAAATCACCGACATCCGTCCAGCCCACGACGATCTGAAGGTCGAGTACGAGGCGCTGCTCAAGCACGCTGGCGACCTGCGCGGGCGTGGCATGTACTACCCGTATCTCGGATCGGGCATCGGCAACGGCGCACTCGTGGAACTCGCTGACGGCAGAGTCATGTGGGACATGATCTGCGGGATCGGCGTTCATTTCTTCGGTCATTCAGAACCTGGGCTGATCCGCGCGGCGCTCGTCGGCTCGCTTGAGGACACACTCAAGCACGGCAACCTGCAGGGCGGCAATAGCGCGTACGAGTTCCTCGACGTCCTCATCGCAGAAGCGAAGAAGGGATCGAATCTCCAGCACGGATTCATCTCGACATCCGGCGCGATGTCCAACGAGAATGCACTGAAGATCTGCTACCAGAAGCACGCGCCCGCGTCGCGCGTCATCGCGTTTCGAAACTGCTTCATGGGACGCAGCGTCACCATGGCGCAGATCGGCGACGGCCCGGCGTATCGCCAGGGCATCCCGCTCTCAACACTCGTGGATTACATGCCGTTCTACGACGAGGCAGAAGCCAAGCGCATCGGCCAGGACAAGCACATCAACAACATCGCAGCACAGTTGCAGGAGTACATCGACCGGTACCCGGGGCAGCACGCATGCTTCATCTTCGAACTCGTGCAGGGCGAGGGTGGTTTTAATGTTGCTCCGCGCGAGTTCTTTGTGCGTCTGATGGAGATGTGCAAGGCCAACGGCATCGCCGTCTGGGACGACGAGATCCAGTCATGGGGTCGCACCGAGTCCATGTTCGCGTACGACGCGCTCGATCTGGGCAAGTACGTCGACGTGTTCTGTGTCGGCAAGATGACACAGGCCTGCGCAACGCTCTTCACACCGCAGTACAACCCCAAGCCCGGCTTGCTCTCGGGTACATTCACCGGTGAGGGTGCGTCATTTCGCGTTGGCCAGCAGATCATCGAGCGCCTTCGCGACGGAAACTACTACGGCTCAAACGGGACAAACGCGAAACACCACGCGCTGTTCCGCAAGCACGTCGATGCCCTTGCAGCAAAGCACCCCGACTGGTTCCCAAAGACCGACGATGTCGTCAGCTTCGCATCCGGGACTGGCGGCATGATGCGATTCACGCCGTTCGGAGGCGACAAGGAGAAGGTCATCAAGGCGTGCAAAGCGTGCTTTGACGAGGGTGTGATCGTGTTCTACTGCGGCCACGGTCCATACCACGTGCGCATGCTCCCGCCGCTGGGCGTGATGAACGAGGCCGACTGGCCGCGCGTCTTTGCGTGCGTCGAGAAGGGGCTGGCGAGGATTGCTGGGGTGTAA
- a CDS encoding DDE-type integrase/transposase/recombinase, which translates to MNKLSTADRVRIVSALVEGCSIRATSRMTGVAKGTVLKLLTDLGPVCAAYHDEHVVGLQAERVQCDELWAFCYAKDKNLPDRMRDEPGVGSIWTWTAIDADSKLIISYHAGKRDSEDAKTFMLDLAGRIVNRIQLSTDGHAAYLGAVAEAFGNNVDYAQLVKIYGDDRGTQARYSPGQCIGTRKIPVMGQSNAVDVCTSHVERNNLTIRMHMRRYTRLTNAFSKKLYNLQCAISIHFMYYNFCRVHSSLRVTPAMEAGIADHVWDIEELVGLLERVEAEQIEAGAMKRGPYKKKADSN; encoded by the coding sequence ATGAATAAGCTTTCCACCGCTGATCGGGTCCGAATCGTGTCCGCACTGGTCGAGGGATGTTCGATCCGTGCGACCTCCCGAATGACCGGCGTTGCCAAGGGAACGGTCCTGAAGCTTCTGACCGACCTCGGCCCGGTATGTGCTGCGTACCACGATGAGCATGTGGTGGGCCTCCAAGCCGAGCGCGTCCAGTGCGACGAACTGTGGGCGTTCTGCTACGCCAAGGACAAGAACCTTCCCGACCGGATGCGCGACGAGCCGGGCGTGGGGAGCATCTGGACATGGACGGCGATTGACGCTGACAGCAAGCTGATTATCTCGTACCACGCTGGCAAGCGTGACTCCGAGGACGCCAAGACGTTCATGCTCGATCTTGCTGGCCGGATCGTGAACCGCATCCAGCTTTCGACCGACGGGCACGCTGCGTACCTTGGCGCAGTTGCTGAGGCGTTCGGAAACAACGTGGACTACGCGCAGCTCGTGAAGATTTACGGCGATGATCGCGGCACACAGGCCCGCTACAGCCCCGGCCAATGCATCGGCACACGCAAGATACCCGTGATGGGACAATCGAACGCTGTGGACGTTTGCACCAGCCACGTCGAGCGCAACAACCTCACGATTCGGATGCACATGCGCCGGTACACCCGTTTGACAAACGCATTCAGCAAGAAGCTCTACAACCTGCAATGCGCGATCTCGATTCACTTCATGTACTACAACTTCTGCCGTGTACATTCGTCGCTGCGAGTGACCCCGGCGATGGAGGCCGGGATCGCCGACCATGTGTGGGACATCGAGGAACTTGTGGGCCTGTTGGAGCGTGTCGAGGCCGAACAGATCGAAGCGGGCGCGATGAAACGCGGTCCTTACAAGAAAAAGGCAGATTCAAACTGA
- the atpH gene encoding ATP synthase F1 subunit delta has product MPLIESEPDIVANTYANALFELARDAGGEIEAESVLAQLEGVLEIARKDAQFNEFLASLALPTEKRAASLKTMLTGNVSSLVLNFLLVLNDKGRLSNLPAIVRALDVIVQEHFGRVEVDVYTPATISAEALEALKSQLRNRLNKEVIVHPYTDSSMIGGIRLRIGDQLIDSSVATRLRRMGDQLKEQGLSSLRTNINKAIEGHIDD; this is encoded by the coding sequence CCACTGATCGAATCAGAACCGGACATTGTTGCAAACACCTACGCGAATGCGTTGTTCGAACTCGCACGCGATGCTGGTGGCGAGATCGAGGCAGAATCTGTCCTTGCCCAGTTGGAGGGTGTGCTGGAGATTGCTCGCAAGGATGCCCAGTTCAATGAGTTCCTTGCCAGCCTCGCCCTTCCAACGGAAAAACGTGCGGCATCCCTGAAAACCATGCTCACCGGCAATGTCTCATCGCTGGTGCTCAACTTCCTCCTTGTGCTCAACGACAAGGGCCGACTCTCCAATCTTCCCGCGATTGTCCGCGCACTCGACGTCATCGTGCAAGAGCACTTCGGCCGTGTAGAAGTGGATGTGTACACACCAGCAACCATCAGCGCCGAGGCGCTGGAAGCACTCAAGTCACAACTGCGAAATCGGCTCAACAAGGAAGTCATTGTGCATCCCTACACCGACTCATCCATGATCGGTGGCATCCGCCTGCGCATCGGTGATCAGCTCATTGACTCGTCTGTCGCAACACGCCTGCGCCGGATGGGCGATCAGCTTAAAGAACAAGGCCTGAGTTCGCTTCGTACAAATATCAACAAGGCCATCGAAGGCCACATCGACGACTGA
- a CDS encoding DinB family protein, translating into MGTEEKNLLSSSARDLAAFWWEQAWDDGLWAAGWNASIATLTPEQASWTPASGRKSIWQHVLHMCFWREEWLRRIDGQPTTPKHDLPAHIWPAITDVSQHAWDEARNRLAVTQEHIRNRFRSGNDDNEPLLWFLPHDAYHFGQINLLRAMQGLDAIE; encoded by the coding sequence ATGGGAACAGAAGAAAAGAATCTTCTTTCGAGTTCGGCACGCGATCTGGCTGCGTTCTGGTGGGAACAGGCGTGGGACGACGGGCTGTGGGCTGCTGGATGGAACGCCTCGATAGCCACATTAACGCCTGAGCAGGCCTCGTGGACACCAGCCTCGGGACGTAAGAGCATCTGGCAGCATGTGCTGCACATGTGCTTCTGGCGTGAGGAATGGCTCAGACGGATCGATGGCCAGCCGACCACACCCAAGCACGATCTTCCCGCGCACATCTGGCCCGCAATCACCGATGTCTCGCAGCACGCGTGGGACGAGGCTCGGAACAGACTTGCCGTCACTCAGGAACACATCCGCAATCGGTTCCGGAGCGGGAACGACGACAACGAACCACTGCTCTGGTTTCTTCCGCACGATGCATACCACTTCGGACAGATCAATCTGCTCAGGGCAATGCAGGGACTCGACGCAATCGAATAA
- a CDS encoding VOC family protein gives MAAPVVHFEIGCKDLEKTRDFYSKLLGWEYAEGMPSMAMVNNLGPYAEKKTDGIGGHIQSLGHEPHQYVTFYALVDDIEATLAKCESLGGSTLIPKQEVPGMGWFAWFRDPEGNCIGLWKAMQQG, from the coding sequence ATGGCAGCACCTGTCGTTCACTTTGAGATCGGATGCAAGGACCTCGAAAAGACCCGTGATTTTTACTCGAAACTGCTCGGGTGGGAGTACGCCGAGGGCATGCCCAGCATGGCGATGGTCAACAACCTCGGTCCGTACGCCGAGAAGAAGACCGACGGCATCGGCGGACACATTCAGTCGCTGGGACATGAGCCGCACCAGTACGTCACGTTCTACGCGCTCGTGGACGACATCGAAGCAACGCTCGCAAAGTGCGAATCGCTCGGCGGGAGCACGCTCATCCCCAAGCAGGAAGTCCCGGGCATGGGTTGGTTCGCATGGTTCAGAGATCCCGAGGGCAACTGCATCGGTCTGTGGAAAGCCATGCAGCAGGGATAA
- a CDS encoding RNA-binding protein, giving the protein MPERSSNDDKKPASPKREKSGGIDVNKIAARILKQATGEGAEDDGKDPAAVELGRKGGKARAAKQSSEQRRESARNASNARRNKD; this is encoded by the coding sequence ATGCCAGAGCGATCAAGCAACGACGACAAGAAGCCAGCCTCCCCCAAGCGGGAGAAGTCTGGCGGTATCGACGTAAACAAGATCGCGGCGAGAATACTCAAACAGGCTACGGGCGAGGGGGCAGAGGACGACGGCAAAGACCCTGCGGCTGTTGAACTTGGTCGCAAAGGCGGAAAAGCCCGGGCGGCTAAGCAATCATCTGAACAGCGCCGCGAAAGTGCCCGAAATGCATCGAACGCTCGCCGCAACAAAGACTAG
- a CDS encoding phosphoglycerate kinase, with amino-acid sequence MNKQTIARTDVKGKRVLVRVDFNVPMENGSIQDDQRIRAAVPTIRSIIDRGGKAILMSHLGRPKGKGYEQDSSLAPAAKRLGEILGTAVEFPSNDCIDAGAANAISAMSDGDVILLENLRHHAGEKSGDMDFAMKLAAYGDIYVNDAFGTCHRTDASMVAVPRAMEGKPRVVGMLVEKEIKYLSAAIANPTKPFVVILGGAKVSDKMGAIENLLPKCDSLLVGGAMAYTFLKALGRHVGDSRVETDRINDAKRMIDLAAKLDTDLFLPEDHVCGDSFDHAPANIEVYTDTIADGFMGLDIGPQTQATYANIIENAKTVVWNGPMGVFEWTPFSIGTKTVAKAMAHATKNGATTIVGGGDSAAAIEHFGLSDQVSHVSTGGGASLEMLEGKPFDAVELLDNA; translated from the coding sequence ATGAATAAACAGACCATCGCTCGCACGGATGTCAAAGGCAAACGTGTTCTTGTTCGCGTGGATTTCAACGTCCCCATGGAGAATGGCTCCATTCAGGACGACCAGCGCATTCGCGCAGCGGTTCCGACCATCCGCTCGATCATTGATCGCGGCGGGAAGGCAATCCTTATGAGCCATCTCGGCAGGCCGAAGGGCAAGGGATACGAGCAGGACTCGTCTCTTGCGCCCGCTGCCAAACGCCTTGGCGAGATCCTTGGCACTGCTGTTGAGTTTCCATCGAACGACTGTATTGACGCGGGTGCAGCAAACGCGATCAGTGCAATGAGTGACGGCGATGTGATCCTCCTTGAGAACCTTCGACATCACGCTGGCGAAAAATCGGGTGACATGGACTTTGCTATGAAACTGGCCGCGTATGGTGACATCTACGTCAATGACGCGTTTGGCACATGCCATCGCACGGACGCATCCATGGTTGCGGTGCCACGCGCAATGGAGGGCAAGCCTCGCGTTGTTGGCATGCTCGTTGAGAAGGAGATCAAGTATCTCAGCGCAGCCATTGCTAATCCGACCAAGCCGTTTGTCGTGATCCTCGGCGGTGCGAAAGTGTCGGACAAAATGGGTGCGATCGAGAACCTGCTGCCTAAATGTGATTCGCTGCTCGTCGGCGGCGCCATGGCCTACACGTTCCTGAAAGCGCTCGGCAGACACGTCGGAGATTCGCGCGTCGAGACTGATCGCATCAATGACGCCAAACGCATGATCGATCTGGCGGCAAAGCTCGACACAGATCTCTTCCTGCCCGAGGACCATGTCTGTGGCGACTCGTTCGATCACGCGCCTGCGAATATCGAGGTCTACACCGACACGATCGCCGACGGGTTCATGGGGCTCGACATCGGGCCACAAACACAGGCAACATACGCAAACATCATTGAGAACGCGAAGACCGTCGTCTGGAACGGGCCGATGGGAGTGTTCGAGTGGACACCGTTCTCGATCGGCACCAAGACAGTCGCCAAAGCGATGGCACACGCAACAAAGAACGGCGCAACAACCATCGTCGGCGGCGGCGACTCGGCAGCTGCAATCGAACACTTTGGACTTTCCGATCAGGTCAGCCACGTCTCAACTGGCGGCGGCGCGTCGCTTGAAATGCTTGAGGGCAAGCCGTTCGATGCTGTCGAACTACTGGATAATGCATAA
- a CDS encoding RidA family protein yields MSSRIDSTKAPEPVGLYPHARRIGNMLYLSGIGPRVRGSKQIPGNVLDGQGNVIEYDIEAQCRSMFANVKAVLEDAGSDWSKIVDVLVFLTDMKRDFPTFNRMWAEHFPENQPCRTTIEIGALPTPIAVEVKVIATID; encoded by the coding sequence ATGAGCTCACGTATTGATTCAACGAAAGCACCAGAGCCTGTCGGCTTGTACCCACACGCGCGACGGATTGGAAACATGCTCTACCTGTCAGGCATCGGGCCTCGCGTCCGAGGATCCAAGCAGATTCCCGGCAATGTGCTCGACGGCCAGGGAAACGTGATTGAGTATGACATCGAAGCCCAATGCAGAAGCATGTTTGCAAACGTCAAAGCCGTGCTTGAGGATGCCGGATCCGACTGGTCGAAGATCGTCGATGTGCTTGTCTTTCTCACAGACATGAAACGCGATTTCCCGACGTTCAATCGGATGTGGGCGGAACACTTTCCCGAGAACCAGCCGTGCCGAACAACAATCGAGATTGGCGCTCTGCCGACACCTATTGCTGTTGAGGTCAAAGTCATTGCAACGATCGACTGA
- a CDS encoding peptidylprolyl isomerase, producing the protein MHTSKGDIELRLRPDQAPNTCWNFRHLVEGGFYTDIIFHRIVGPNFVIQAGDPTGMGSGGPGYNFDLEDSKLPHDFGVLSTARSGDPNSNGSQIFICLSRDGTNFLDGRYTSYGQTVRGFDVIREIAAVPVNNQRPIDPPVWHSAELIDAPPYGTGFGGNTTESGDDAEGK; encoded by the coding sequence ATGCACACAAGCAAGGGTGACATCGAACTGCGCCTGCGTCCTGACCAGGCACCCAACACATGCTGGAACTTCCGCCATCTCGTCGAGGGCGGGTTCTATACCGACATCATCTTCCACCGCATCGTCGGTCCGAACTTTGTGATCCAGGCTGGCGATCCAACAGGCATGGGCTCAGGTGGTCCCGGCTATAACTTTGATCTTGAAGACTCGAAACTCCCCCACGACTTCGGTGTGCTCTCGACAGCTCGATCCGGCGATCCAAACTCCAACGGCTCACAGATCTTTATCTGCCTCTCGCGTGACGGCACAAACTTCCTTGATGGAAGATACACCTCGTACGGACAGACAGTTCGAGGCTTCGATGTGATCCGCGAGATTGCAGCAGTTCCCGTCAACAACCAGCGCCCGATTGATCCGCCAGTCTGGCATAGCGCAGAACTAATCGACGCGCCGCCTTATGGCACCGGATTTGGCGGAAATACTACAGAATCTGGCGATGATGCCGAAGGAAAGTAA
- a CDS encoding FG-GAP repeat protein → MLGCKFAIAIFNGVVVVGVPHDDDNGVDSGSVYVFDINRCYADCDTNGQLNLFDYICFGNAYANGCP, encoded by the coding sequence TTGCTGGGGTGTAAATTTGCGATAGCAATCTTTAATGGAGTTGTTGTTGTTGGAGTTCCACACGATGATGATAACGGAGTCGATTCCGGATCAGTATACGTGTTTGATATTAATCGCTGCTATGCAGACTGCGATACAAACGGCCAACTAAACTTGTTTGATTACATCTGCTTCGGAAATGCATATGCAAATGGTTGTCCATAA